Proteins found in one Arthrobacter sp. U41 genomic segment:
- a CDS encoding LuxR C-terminal-related transcriptional regulator — protein MSNTEAGGPAAGIRVVIVDDHAIFRSGLKADLDPNIVVAGEAGTVEEAVAVIAAVRPDVVLLDVHLPGGLGGGGREVLAGSAPLMGSTRFLALSVSDAAEDVVSVIRAGARGYVTKTISGAEISDAVRRVAGGDAVFSPRLAGFVLDAFGTAPADIADDELDRLSARELEVMRLIARGYSYKEVAKELFISIKTVETHVSAVLRKLQLSSRHELTRWAAERRLL, from the coding sequence GTGAGCAACACCGAAGCGGGGGGCCCGGCTGCGGGGATCAGGGTGGTCATCGTTGATGACCACGCCATCTTCCGGTCCGGCCTGAAGGCCGATCTGGACCCGAACATCGTCGTTGCCGGCGAGGCCGGAACGGTGGAGGAGGCCGTGGCCGTGATTGCGGCCGTGCGTCCCGACGTCGTGCTCCTCGATGTCCATCTTCCGGGCGGACTCGGCGGGGGCGGCCGCGAAGTGCTGGCCGGCTCGGCGCCCTTGATGGGCAGCACCCGGTTCCTGGCCCTGAGCGTCTCGGACGCGGCCGAGGACGTCGTCTCGGTGATCCGGGCAGGCGCCCGCGGCTATGTCACCAAGACGATTTCCGGGGCCGAAATTTCGGACGCCGTCCGTCGGGTCGCGGGCGGGGACGCCGTCTTCTCGCCCCGGCTGGCGGGCTTTGTGCTGGACGCCTTCGGCACCGCCCCGGCCGACATCGCGGACGATGAACTGGACAGGCTGTCCGCCCGCGAGCTTGAGGTGATGCGGCTGATCGCCCGCGGCTACAGCTACAAGGAAGTCGCCAAGGAATTGTTCATCTCGATCAAGACCGTGGAAACCCACGTCTCGGCGGTGCTGCGCAAGCTCCAGCTCTCCAGCCGGCACGAACTTACCCGCTGGGCCGCCGAACGCCGCCTCCTCTAG
- a CDS encoding pyridoxal phosphate-dependent aminotransferase, whose protein sequence is MPAARISQRISAIAESATLAVDAKAKALKAAGRPVIGFGAGEPDFPTPDYIVQAAIEAAVQPKFHRYSPAGGLPELKQAIAAKTFRDSGYKAEASQVLVTNGGKQAVYNTFATLLDPGDEVIVPTPFWTTYPEAIRLAGGVPVEVFAGPEQDYLVTVEQLEGALTERSKILLFVSPSNPTGAVYSPEQVKEIGQWAASKGLWVVTDEIYEHLTYDGVPFTSIATAVPELGDKVVILNGVAKTYAMTGWRVGWMIGPADVIKAATNLQSHATSNVSNIPQMAALAAVSGPLTAVEEMKLAFDRRRKAIVAGLNAIEGVECPTPKGAFYVYADVRALLGKEFPSANGPVRPSTSAELATLILDEVEVAVVPGEAFGPSGYLRLSYALGDEDLATGVARLQDFLGKAK, encoded by the coding sequence ATGCCCGCCGCCCGCATTTCACAGCGAATTTCCGCCATAGCCGAATCTGCCACGCTGGCTGTTGATGCCAAGGCGAAGGCGTTGAAGGCGGCCGGCCGCCCGGTTATCGGCTTCGGCGCCGGCGAGCCGGACTTCCCGACCCCCGATTACATCGTGCAGGCAGCCATCGAAGCCGCCGTCCAGCCCAAGTTCCACCGCTACTCCCCCGCCGGCGGCCTGCCGGAGCTGAAGCAGGCCATTGCGGCCAAGACGTTCCGTGATTCCGGCTACAAGGCCGAGGCCTCCCAGGTGCTCGTCACCAACGGCGGCAAGCAGGCCGTCTACAACACCTTCGCCACCCTGCTCGACCCCGGCGACGAGGTCATTGTCCCCACACCGTTCTGGACCACTTACCCGGAGGCCATCCGGCTCGCCGGAGGCGTGCCGGTCGAAGTCTTCGCCGGGCCGGAGCAGGACTACCTGGTCACGGTGGAGCAGCTCGAGGGCGCCCTCACGGAACGCAGCAAGATCCTGCTCTTCGTCTCCCCCTCCAACCCCACCGGCGCTGTGTACTCGCCGGAGCAGGTCAAGGAGATCGGCCAGTGGGCCGCCTCCAAGGGCCTGTGGGTGGTCACGGATGAGATCTATGAGCACCTGACGTACGACGGCGTGCCCTTCACCTCGATCGCAACGGCCGTCCCGGAGCTGGGCGACAAGGTGGTCATCCTCAACGGTGTTGCGAAGACCTATGCCATGACGGGCTGGCGTGTCGGCTGGATGATCGGCCCGGCCGATGTCATCAAGGCCGCCACCAACCTGCAGTCCCACGCCACCTCCAACGTGTCCAACATTCCGCAGATGGCTGCCCTCGCCGCGGTGTCCGGACCGCTGACCGCTGTCGAGGAGATGAAGCTCGCCTTCGACCGGCGCCGCAAAGCCATCGTGGCCGGGCTGAACGCCATTGAGGGCGTTGAATGCCCGACGCCGAAGGGGGCCTTCTACGTCTACGCGGACGTCCGCGCCCTGCTCGGCAAGGAGTTCCCGTCCGCGAACGGCCCAGTCCGGCCGTCGACGTCGGCAGAACTGGCCACCCTGATCCTGGATGAGGTCGAAGTGGCGGTGGTTCCGGGCGAGGCGTTCGGCCCCTCCGGCTACCTGCGCCTCTCCTACGCCCTCGGCGACGAGGACCTGGCCACCGGCGTCGCCCGCCTGCAGGACTTCCTCGGCAAGGCCAAATAG
- a CDS encoding PspC domain-containing protein, protein MEKFFSTVRGLGLKRGPQRWLGGVCGGIAAKLNVDVAFVRIAFLLFALLPGPAFVIYLAAWLLLPDQRNAIILESFLANRPNRP, encoded by the coding sequence ATGGAAAAATTCTTCAGCACCGTCAGGGGCCTTGGCCTGAAACGTGGTCCGCAGCGTTGGTTGGGTGGTGTCTGCGGCGGGATCGCCGCCAAGCTGAACGTGGATGTTGCGTTCGTCCGGATCGCATTCCTGCTTTTCGCACTGCTTCCCGGGCCGGCCTTCGTGATCTACCTCGCGGCGTGGCTGCTGCTCCCGGACCAGCGGAACGCCATCATCCTTGAGTCGTTCCTGGCGAATCGTCCGAACCGGCCCTGA
- a CDS encoding ATP-binding protein encodes MTTAGSRPPLVRGSDRVIAGVCAGLARHLGWPVRLVRTGMVVAALAGGAGVAFYAWLWIMVPTADESAKRHARQPASPIAPAVSAPFAAPLSEAYAPYAETFPAPSAGPPAATPGASPGGPAPEVAAAPAGAVPADTWRSRVTGMRYGKEILLGAGLLLAAGILIARLLGVDVPLGTLIPVAAILGGAAIAWMQLDETRRAGLVDRTKANQAGGWARLAAGLALVVAGVLVMVSGSGSWEQTWLALLSSVAVLGGVALVLLPWGLKFWRDLEAERAGRVRATERAEIAAHLHDSVLQTLALIQRRAGNETDIVRLARAQERELRGWLYRDPGKEAGQLSEGIQSAAAEVEDALGHAVEVVAVGDCAMSERHEALVQAAREAMLNAARHGGGAVSVYLEVTDGLAEVFVKDRGPGFDPDALPADRLGVRESIIGRMNRHGGTATINSSPDGTEVRLALPLSAAAPAGAPGNNSNGEVRL; translated from the coding sequence ATGACAACCGCCGGGTCCCGTCCGCCGCTGGTCCGCGGCAGCGACCGGGTGATCGCCGGCGTCTGCGCCGGCCTCGCCCGGCATCTGGGCTGGCCGGTGCGGCTGGTCCGGACCGGCATGGTGGTGGCGGCGCTCGCCGGCGGTGCCGGTGTCGCGTTCTATGCCTGGCTCTGGATTATGGTTCCCACCGCCGACGAGAGCGCCAAGCGCCATGCCCGCCAGCCGGCGTCGCCCATCGCCCCGGCGGTCAGCGCACCCTTCGCGGCCCCCCTGTCCGAGGCCTACGCGCCTTACGCCGAGACCTTTCCGGCCCCCTCCGCCGGGCCGCCGGCCGCCACCCCGGGCGCCTCCCCGGGCGGGCCCGCCCCGGAAGTTGCAGCCGCGCCGGCCGGGGCGGTTCCCGCCGACACCTGGCGCAGCAGGGTCACCGGGATGCGCTACGGCAAGGAGATTCTGCTCGGCGCGGGACTGCTGCTTGCCGCCGGAATCCTGATCGCCCGCCTGCTCGGGGTCGATGTTCCGCTCGGAACCCTCATCCCGGTCGCGGCAATCCTGGGCGGCGCCGCCATCGCCTGGATGCAGCTGGACGAGACCCGCCGGGCCGGTCTCGTGGACCGGACCAAGGCCAACCAGGCCGGCGGCTGGGCCCGTCTGGCGGCCGGGCTGGCGCTCGTGGTGGCCGGGGTCCTGGTTATGGTCTCCGGCTCCGGGTCCTGGGAACAGACCTGGCTGGCCCTGCTGTCCTCGGTGGCGGTGCTGGGCGGCGTGGCCCTTGTCCTCCTGCCGTGGGGGCTGAAATTCTGGCGGGACCTGGAGGCGGAGCGGGCCGGGCGGGTCCGCGCCACCGAACGGGCCGAGATCGCCGCGCACCTGCACGACTCCGTGCTGCAGACGCTGGCCCTGATCCAGCGGCGCGCCGGCAACGAGACCGACATCGTGCGCCTCGCCCGCGCCCAGGAGCGCGAGTTGAGAGGCTGGCTGTACCGGGACCCGGGCAAGGAAGCCGGGCAATTGTCGGAGGGCATCCAGTCCGCGGCGGCGGAAGTGGAGGACGCGCTGGGCCACGCCGTCGAGGTGGTCGCCGTGGGCGACTGCGCCATGTCCGAACGTCACGAGGCCCTCGTCCAGGCGGCCCGCGAGGCGATGCTGAACGCGGCCCGGCACGGCGGCGGCGCCGTGTCGGTGTACCTGGAAGTGACCGACGGCCTGGCGGAGGTGTTCGTGAAGGACCGCGGTCCCGGCTTCGACCCGGACGCACTCCCCGCGGACCGGCTGGGCGTCCGCGAATCGATCATCGGCCGGATGAACCGCCACGGCGGCACCGCGACCATCAACAGCAGCCCGGACGGCACCGAGGTGCGGTTGGCACTGCCCCTCTCAGCGGCGGCGCCCGCCGGAGCACCGGGCAATAACAGCAACGGAGAGGTACGACTGTGA
- a CDS encoding PspC domain-containing protein — translation MNPHTPIPDEGPDPAGRTAGQPADQPGGQAAGEPAARPANTSGSSAAGQKPAADSAATAPLDTSATLPLDFSAGSTGPGTPPPPPPYTGPATPPPHAGPSPLPRYTGPAPLPGAAQPQNFFDWIRSQGISRGRERWVGGVASGIAQRFGVDPLIVRGILIVLTVFAGVGVLLYGIAWALLPEPDGRIHVQEAAAGRWSSGMTGALITSIIGFPSLGTGVWGWDRFGFGPFLWTVFWVGGVIYFIYYLTQRNKPRIAPVSSGPQPGAPEGPANPAGPATPAGTAPFATTGSGASGALPRYGESAVPRPAWGTPPPSGPTPPAGGYYQPPAGGYYRPVPDGGYVPPTKAPNFGPGAPAVAVTAGLALLVGGGLKALDVANVIDLGTSSNAVVWASAAAVLGLGILIAGLRGRTSGILGFFAVVALITGGIYSVLPNGDRFRPQNADWSPVSIEQARDGFDITAGNGTVDLTRLPLNPPLGTDLVVPIDATASNLTVVIPDTVPVQIRADMTMGNLNEGSQNYGGMTSQQSNYNTGRPGATLIITIDGTFSNVTIKEGN, via the coding sequence ATGAATCCGCACACTCCCATCCCCGATGAAGGCCCCGACCCGGCAGGCCGCACTGCCGGGCAGCCCGCAGACCAGCCGGGAGGGCAGGCCGCCGGAGAACCGGCCGCCCGGCCGGCAAACACCTCCGGCAGTTCCGCGGCAGGCCAGAAGCCGGCTGCAGACTCGGCCGCCACCGCTCCGCTGGATACTTCCGCGACTCTCCCGCTGGACTTTTCGGCCGGATCCACCGGCCCCGGAACGCCTCCGCCCCCGCCGCCGTACACCGGCCCGGCAACCCCGCCGCCCCACGCCGGCCCGTCACCGCTGCCGCGCTACACCGGACCGGCACCCCTGCCAGGCGCTGCCCAGCCGCAGAACTTCTTCGACTGGATCCGCAGCCAGGGCATCTCCCGCGGCCGCGAGCGCTGGGTCGGCGGGGTCGCCAGCGGCATCGCCCAGCGTTTCGGCGTTGACCCGCTGATTGTCCGCGGCATCCTGATCGTCCTGACAGTCTTCGCCGGCGTCGGCGTCCTTCTCTACGGCATCGCCTGGGCCCTCCTGCCGGAACCCGACGGCCGCATCCACGTCCAGGAGGCGGCCGCCGGCCGCTGGTCCTCCGGAATGACCGGCGCGTTGATCACCTCGATCATCGGCTTCCCCAGCCTGGGCACCGGCGTCTGGGGCTGGGACCGCTTCGGCTTCGGCCCCTTCCTCTGGACCGTTTTCTGGGTGGGCGGCGTCATCTACTTCATCTACTACCTGACACAGCGCAACAAGCCCCGGATCGCCCCCGTGTCCTCGGGTCCCCAGCCCGGAGCCCCGGAAGGCCCCGCCAACCCGGCGGGCCCGGCAACGCCGGCCGGGACGGCGCCCTTCGCCACGACCGGCTCCGGCGCGTCCGGTGCGCTGCCCCGGTATGGCGAGTCGGCAGTGCCCCGCCCGGCCTGGGGCACGCCCCCGCCCTCTGGCCCCACCCCTCCCGCCGGCGGCTACTACCAGCCTCCCGCGGGCGGCTACTACCGTCCGGTGCCCGACGGCGGATACGTCCCGCCGACCAAGGCCCCGAACTTCGGCCCCGGCGCCCCCGCCGTCGCGGTCACCGCGGGCCTCGCCCTGCTGGTGGGCGGCGGCCTGAAGGCCCTCGACGTCGCGAACGTGATCGATCTCGGCACCTCCAGCAACGCCGTCGTCTGGGCCAGCGCCGCGGCGGTCCTGGGTCTCGGCATCCTCATCGCCGGCCTCAGGGGCCGCACCTCGGGCATCCTCGGGTTCTTCGCCGTTGTCGCCCTGATCACCGGCGGCATCTACAGCGTGCTACCCAACGGGGACCGTTTCCGCCCGCAAAATGCCGACTGGTCACCGGTGAGCATCGAGCAGGCCCGTGACGGCTTCGACATCACGGCCGGCAACGGCACCGTGGACCTGACCAGGCTCCCGCTCAACCCGCCGCTGGGAACCGACCTTGTGGTCCCCATCGACGCGACAGCGAGCAACCTCACGGTGGTCATCCCGGACACCGTTCCGGTGCAGATCCGCGCCGACATGACCATGGGCAACCTCAATGAAGGCAGCCAGAACTACGGAGGCATGACCAGCCAGCAAAGCAACTACAACACCGGCAGGCCGGGAGCGACGCTGATCATCACGATCGACGGCACCTTCAGCAACGTAACCATCAAGGAAGGAAACTGA